The DNA region TTTATGCGAAGCAAAAGCCGCATCGAATGATCCACTTTCAAAGATCGTGCCATAGAGAGAAGTAAACCCTTTAATACTTTTGATACTTTAAACGAGATTGTTGGTTCCGTAGTCTATACGAGCATATTGATCTCCTTTGAATAAGTAAGCTTCTTTTCCCCTAGTCGACTTGTACGCAGCATCGATTCCACTTTCAAACACGGTTCCTTTGAAAAAAGGAAACATGTCAACGATTTTCTTAGGGCCGGAGATTAGTTTATCGACACCAGAGAATGGAGCATAGTTTATGTGAGCACAGAAATTTTCATGAAACAAGAATGCCTCGTTGTTATCGGTGTCAAAAGCACAATCAATTGGATAGCTTCCAAATATTGTAGGAGCAAGTGATTTGAAACCTTCACTAACAAGAACTGGACCGTGCAAAATTTTGTCGTTGGTGGTTCCGGGAGCATAGTCCAAAAGCACGTACTTATCATTTATGAAAATGTAAGCTTCATTGTGCCTAGATGAACGAAATGCAGCCCTTATGTAACCATGTTTTGTCATCTTTATTAGGTGTAGTAAAGTCTGTAGGGGGATGAATGATTTGTTTTTCAATGGAAGGAAGGTTATTTTGTGTGCaaataaaggaaaacaaagaAGGATATATATAGGCTTACAATATTGATAAAATACTATCCTTAACTTCTTCATCCAATGGATTTGCATATATATTAAACCCACTTTCCACAATCATCGTGCATGGCATGTGATTTTATTACCTATATCT from Lathyrus oleraceus cultivar Zhongwan6 chromosome 1, CAAS_Psat_ZW6_1.0, whole genome shotgun sequence includes:
- the LOC127130529 gene encoding albumin-2-like, whose translation is MQIHWMKKLRIVFYQYCKPIYILLCFPLFAHKITFLPLKNKSFIPLQTLLHLIKMTKHGYIRAAFRSSRHNEAYIFINDKYVLLDYAPGTTNDKILHGPVLVSEGFKSLAPTIFGSYPIDCAFDTDNNEAFLFHENFCAHINYAPFSGVDKLISGPKKIVDMFPFFKGTVFESGIDAAYKSTRGKEAYLFKGDQYARIDYGTNNLV